The proteins below come from a single Malus sylvestris chromosome 3, drMalSylv7.2, whole genome shotgun sequence genomic window:
- the LOC126616322 gene encoding uncharacterized protein LOC126616322: MGSARDRDDSLAFTNPSTSSSPIVISEALESFLSDPNSHIGSASGSFQNEGLLADTSGSCSDAEFGFSRPEFRTSQLAGTVEFYQRHVFLCYKNPQVWPPRIEAAEFDRLPRLLYSAVMARRGDMKKETRLTICEGHDGTETSNGDVLIFPDMIRYRRLTHFDVDTFVEEVLVKDGEWLPGTPETLKGSYVFVCSHGSRDRRCGVCGPPLINRFREEVELHGLQGKVSVSPCSHIGGHKYAGNVIMFGSNCNRKVSGHWYGYVAPEDVPVLLEQHVGKGEIVGWLWRGQMGLSEEQQKESHERRLQLNGETNVGKTTTELTQPKERGMNTSVCRSQVEIGGCCQENGNSCCQNATLMENINSPDLNEIAAKPTAAEKKKSSRKPLSRMNSGKGASTRKVCAMPTWFQSWEREDTYAALAVVCAAVSVAVAYKCYKQLS; the protein is encoded by the exons ATGGGGAGCGCCAGAGACCGAGACGACTCACTCGCATTCACCAACCCATCCACGTCCTCCTCCCCAATCGTCATCTCCGAAGCGCTCGAAAGCTTCCTCTCCGACCCCAATTCCCACATCGGCAGCGCCTCCGGGAGCTTCCAGAACGAGGGTCTCCTCGCCGACACCAGCGGAAGCTGCAGCGACGCCGAGTTCGGGTTCTCCCGGCCCGAGTTCCGGACGAGCCAACTCGCCGGGACGGTGGAGTTTTACCAAAGGCATGTGTTTTTGTGCTACAAGAACCCGCAGGTTTGGCCGCCGAGGATCGAGGCCGCCGAGTTTGATCGGCTGCCGAGGTTGCTCTACTCCGCCGTCATGGCCAGGAGGGGAGATATGAAGAAAGAG ACCCGCTTAACAATATGTGAAGGACATGATGGAACTGAAACATCAAATGGCGATGTATTAATTTTCCCCGACATGATCCGATACAG GAGATTGACCCATTTTGATGTTGATACATttgttgaagaagttcttgtgaagGATGGTGAATGGCTGCCTGGAACTCCTGAAACTCTGAAGGGTTCATATGTTTTTGTATGTTCTCATGGGTCCCGGGATCGCCGTTGTGGCGTCTGTGGGCCTCCCCTGATCAATAGATTTAGAGAAGAGGTAGAATTACATGGTCTTCAGGGTAAAGTGTCCGTTAGCCCATGTTCGCACATTGGGGGGCATAAATATGCTGGAAATGTTATCATGTTTGGATCAAATTGCAACAGAAAAGTCTCTGGCCACTG GTATGGATATGTTGCTCCAGAAGATGTACCTGTATTGCTTGAACAGCATGTCGGGAAAGGAGAAATTGTAGGCTGGCTATGGAG GGGCCAGATGGGTTTATCAGAAGAACAGCAGAAGGAATCTCATGAACGAAGGCTCCAGCTTAATGGTGAGACAAATGTAGGAAAAACCACTACAGAGTTGACACAACCAAAGGAAAGGGGGATGAATACTAGTGTATGTAGATCGCAAGTCGAGATTGGGGGCTGTTGCCAGGAAAACGGAAACTCTTGCTGTCAGAATGCTACGCTAATGGAAAACATAAATAGTCCCGACCTGAATGAGATTGCAGCGAAGCCAACAGCagccgaaaagaaaaaaagcagtAGGAAACCACTCTCACGAATGAATAGTGGCAAAGGGGCATCCACGCGCAAGGTTTGTGCAATGCCAACATGGTTTCAGAGCTGGGAGCGTGAAGATACGTACGCAGCTTTAGCTGTTGTTTGTGCCGCTGTGTCAGTTGCCGTTGCTTACAAGTGCTACAAACAGTTGAGCTGA